The nucleotide sequence CGCCTCCTGGCGGCACACCCACCTGCTCGATGACGCCGCGCCCGGTGAGGCGGACACGGCGGACGGCCGGCGCGGCACGGTCGTGACGGACCACATCGAGTACGCCCTGCCGGGGGAGTCCCTGGTGTCCCGCGTGCCCGGTCTGGGCGCCGCGGCCTCGCGCAGCACCCACGAGGCCTTCGAGGCGGAGCTGGGCCGCCAGTTCGCCTATCGGGCCCGCGTGATGGCCGATGACCTGGACTTCCACGCCGCCCATCCCGGCCCCCTCGTCGGCGGGCCGGCTCGCACGGTCGCCGTGACGGGGTCCGGCGGACTGATCGGCCGGCAGCTCTGTGCCCTGCTCACCACCGGCGGCCACCGCGTCATCCGGCTCGTGCGGAGCCCGAAGAAGGCCGGCGCGCTGGACGCGGCGCTGTGGGACCCCGGCCGGGAGACCGTGGACGAGGACGCCCTGGCCGAGGCCGACGTCGTCGTGAACCTGGCGGGCGAGCCCATCGCCGGCCGGTTCTCGGACGCGCACAAGGAGGCCGTGCACGACTCGCGCGTACGCGGCACGCGCACCCTCGTGGACGCGCTCGCCCGGATCGCCGCACGGGAGGGGGACGACGCGCGGGCGCGGGCGCTCGTGAACGGCTCGGCGATCGGGTACTACGGGGCGGACGCGGGCACGGGCCCGTTCGGCAGCGGCCTCGTCGAGGATCTGGAGCCCGGGGACGACTTCCTCGCCGAGGTCGTCGCGGACTGGGAGGCCGAGGCCCGACGCGCCGAGACGTCCGGCATCCGGGTCGCGATGCTGCGGACCGGCGTGGTCCTGAGCCCGGCCGGGGGCATGCTGCAGCAGGTGCTGCCGCTGTTCCTCGCGGGGCTCGGCGGCCCGGTCGCGACCTCGGGCGGGGAGAGCCACGACGGCAGCCCGTGGCTGAGCTGGATCGGCGCGGATGACATCGCGGGGGCCTTCGCCCACGCGGTGCTCGACGACGGCGTCACCGGCCCGGTGAACGCGGTGGCGCCCGAGCCGGTCACGGCCCGGGAGTTCGCCACCGTGCTCGGGCGGGTGCTGCGCCGGCCCGCTCTCATCCCGGTGCCCGAGGCCGGGCCGCGCCTGCTGCTGGGCGAGGAGGGCCGGGTGGAGACCGTCGCGGCCGACCAGAAGGTCCTGGCGGACCGACTGGTCGCCTCCGGCTACGAGATGCGCGACCCCGAACTGGAGGGCGCGTTGCGCCACGTCCTCGGGCGGTGACGGGGGTGGGGCAGCGCCCCCCGGGGACGCTGCCCACGCGGGCCGTCAGTCCTGCAGCGCGCCGGTCTCCCGGATGAGCTGCCCCAGTGCGGTGAACGCATCGCGGGCCAGCGCCTCCCACAGTGCCAGGGCCAGCTGGGGGAAGCCCTCCTGGAGCGCGACCATCACCTGGGCGGTGAGGACGCGCGCCGTCACCGGCCCGCGCG is from Micrococcus luteus NCTC 2665 and encodes:
- a CDS encoding TIGR01777 family oxidoreductase, which produces MTEIRVFEHRTLLRHPREVVFRWLENPGALERLTPPFAGEVVQGPTDGLRVGSESRLRIQAPGAAGLFAGAAHGMLTGLLPDAVASRLPGGAAPAVPWRARHTAYEEGRMFRDEMVSGPLASWRHTHLLDDAAPGEADTADGRRGTVVTDHIEYALPGESLVSRVPGLGAAASRSTHEAFEAELGRQFAYRARVMADDLDFHAAHPGPLVGGPARTVAVTGSGGLIGRQLCALLTTGGHRVIRLVRSPKKAGALDAALWDPGRETVDEDALAEADVVVNLAGEPIAGRFSDAHKEAVHDSRVRGTRTLVDALARIAAREGDDARARALVNGSAIGYYGADAGTGPFGSGLVEDLEPGDDFLAEVVADWEAEARRAETSGIRVAMLRTGVVLSPAGGMLQQVLPLFLAGLGGPVATSGGESHDGSPWLSWIGADDIAGAFAHAVLDDGVTGPVNAVAPEPVTAREFATVLGRVLRRPALIPVPEAGPRLLLGEEGRVETVAADQKVLADRLVASGYEMRDPELEGALRHVLGR